The nucleotide sequence CGCGAGGTCGTAGACCTCCTTGTGCAGCGGCGAGGCGACCGTGACGGCCGGGCCGCGGGAGCCGAGGATGCCGCGGGCCATGACGCAGGCCCCGGTGCGGGGATCGCGGTGGTCGGCCGCGAGCACCGTGGTGGCGTCCACCCGGTACAGCGCCACCTGGCGGCCCGCCACCCGGGCGGCCTCGCCCCACAGGGGCTCGAGGTCCGTCAGGGCGCACACGTCGTGCCACTCGGTGCCGGCAGCACGGCTCGCCGCGTCCACCGCGGTCGCGGTCGTGATCGCTGTCGGGGTCGGGGTCGGGGTCGCGGTCGTGGTCGGGGTGAGGGTCGTCATGGGGGGCCTCCTGCGGCTCGGCGGAACGTCGTGCTCGACGTTAGGCCGGGCGGATGACGGGCGCGCTCCGGGGCCGTTTCGCCCCGGTCAAAGCCCGCTCACACGGAGCCGGGGCCCCGGTGAGGGAAGCGAAAAGCGACCGGAACGGCGGGGCAACGGAGGGGCAATCCCGTCTCCCTAGAGTCGGGGCAACGCCCCAGCCGCCCGCCAGCTCCCGGAGGTCCCCGTGCCGCGCTCCCCCTTCTCCCCGCAGTCCCCCCAGCACGTCGTCGTGGTCGGCGGCGGCCCCGCCGCCCACCGCTTCGCGGAGGCGGTGCTGTCCGCGGAGGACCACCACGTGCGCCTCACCGTGTTCGCCGACGAGCCGTGGGTCCCCTACGACCGCGTCCAGCTGTCCAAGGCGCTGACGGGCCCCGCGGGCGCGGTCGACCTCACCCTGGGCGGGGGCACGGTGTGGCAGGACCCGCGGGTGGACCTGCGCCAGGGCGTGAAGGCCCGGGAGATCGACCCCGCGGCCCGCACGGTCGCCGCGGCGGACGGGACCGTGACCGGCTACGACGAGCTCGTCCTGGCCACCGGCTCCGACGCCGCGCGCCTGGACGTCCCCGGCGCCCACCACGCCTTCGTCTACCGCACCCTCGACGACGTCGCGGCCATCCGCGCCGAGGTCGAGCGGCTGCGCGCCCGCTACGGGCGCACCCCGCGCGGCGTGGTCATCGGCGGTGGTCTGCTGGGCCTCGAGGCCGCGGGCGGGCTCCAGGAGCTCGGCGCGGAGGCCACGGTGGTGCACTCCCGCAAGTGGCTGATGAACGCGCAGCTCGACGAGGGCGCCGGCCGCTCCCTCAACGCCCTCATCACCGCGCGCGGCGTGCGCCTGCACCTGGGCGAGCGCCCCTCCGGCGTGGGGCTGCGCAAGTCCGACGGCGAGGTGTGCGCCGTCGAGTTCCGGGACTCCGCCGACCTCGAGGCGGACCTGGTCATCGTGGCCACCGGCATCCGGGCCCGGGACCGGCTGGCCTTCAACGCGGGCGTCGCGACGGCCCCGCGCGGCGGCGTGGTCATCGACGAGGCCTGCCGCACCTCCGCGGAGCACGTGTGGGCGATCGGCGAGGTCGCCTCCTGGAACGGGGAGTGCCTGGGGCTCGTGGCCCCCGCGAACACCATGGCGGAGATCGTCGCCGACCGGCTGGCCGGCGGGCGCTCCACGTTCGACGGCTTCGACACCGCGACCAAGCTCAAGCTCTCCGGCGTGGACGTGGCGTCCTTCGGCGACGCCTACGGCGAGACCGAGGACTGCCTCGAGGTCGTCTACGCGGACCCCGCCCGCGGGATGTACCAGAAGGTCGTGGTCACCCAGGACGCGCGGACCCTGCTCGGCGGGGTGTTCGTGGGGGACGCCGAGCCGTACAACGCCCTGCGCCCGCTGCTGGGCCGGGAGTTGCCCGGCGAGCCCGGCGCCTACCTCTCCGCCTCCGGCGTGGACGCCCCGGCCGGGGACCTGCCCGACGACGCCGTGATCTGCTCCTGCAACAACGTCACGACCGGGGCCGTGCGGGAGCAGATCTCCTGCGGCGTGCACGAGATCGGCGAGCTCAAGAAGTGCTCCCGGGCCGGCACACAGTGCGGGTCCTGCGTGCCGATGCTCAAGAAGACCCTGGACCTGGAGCTGGCGAAGGCCGGCGTGGAGGTCTCCAGGGCCCTGTGCGAGCACTTCGAGCTCTCCCGCGCCGAGCTCTTCGAGGCCGTGCGCGCCCTGGACCTGTCCTCCTGGGACGAGGTGGTCGCCCGCTTCGGCACCGGCCTGGGCTGCGACATCTGCAAGCCCGTGGTCGCCTCCGTGCTCGCCTCCCAGCGGGACGAGTACGTGCTCGACTCCGGCCGGGGCGCCCTGCAGGACACCAACGACCGGGCGCTGGCCAACATGCAGAAGGACGGCACGTACTCCGTGGTCCCGCGCGTGCCGGCCGGGGAGATCACCCCGGAGAAGCTCATCGTGCTCGGCGAGGTGGCCCGGAAGTACGGGCTCTACACCAAGATCACCGGGGCCCTGCGCGTGGACATGTTCGGGGCCCGGCTCGAGCAGCTGCCGGAGATCTGGCGGGAGCTCGTGGACGCCGGCTTCGAGTCCGGGCAGGCCTACGGCAAGGCGCTGCGCAACGTGAAGTCCTGCGTGGGCTCCACGTGGTGCCGCTACGGGGTGCAGGACTCCGTGGGCATGGCCGTGCGGCTGGAGCTGCGCTACCGGGGGCTGCGCTCGCCCCACAAGTTCAAGATGGGCGTCTCGGGCTGCGCCCGCGAGTGCGCCGAGGCCCGCGGCAAGGACGTGGGCATCATCTCCACGACCGACGGCTGGAACCTCTACACCGGCGGCAACGGCGGCGCGAACCCCGCCCACGCCCAGCTGCTGGCCCAGGGTCTGGACGACGAGACCCTGGTCCGATACATCGACCGGTACCTCATGTACTACATCCGCACCGCGGACCGGATGCAGCGCACGGCCCGGTGGCAGGAGGAACTCGACGGCGGGATCGACCACGCGCGCGCCGTCGTCGTCGAGGACTCCCTGGGCATCGGCGAGGAGCTCGAGGCCGCGATGGCCCGGCACGTGGACCGCTACGAGGACGAGTGGGCCGCGACGCTGAAGGACCCCGAGCGGCTGCGCCGCTTCCGCTCCTTCGTCAACGACGCCGCCCCGGACGACTCCCAGGACTACGTGCTCGAGCGCGGTCAGCGCCGCCCCGCGACCGACGCCGAGCGCGCCGCCGCCGAGGCAGGCGACGGCCCCGTGCTGCTGACCGGTCCGCGCATCCCGGTGCGCGAGGGCGCCGCGACCCCCGGGGCCTGACGCGGCCCCGGACCGCCGACGGGATGCGCCCGGCTCGAGCTCCCAGCCGGAACCGGGCCGGAGGTGGCCGCGGCGCCGGGGGTCACGTCCGGTGGAGCCGGCCCTGCCGGTGTAGCACGGTGCGGCGGGCGGCGTCCCCGCCGGCGTCGAGGACCCGCTCCAACGGTCCCCGGCCCAGCGCCCGGTGCCAGCCGACGGCGAGCAGGACCGCCGCCCCCAGGTGGGCGACGGACCAGATGACGGGGAGGTCGTACCGGACCTCGACGGACAGCGCCACCAGGTGGGCGGTGTACACGCTCAGGCCCATCGCCCCCACGGCCGACAGCCGCAGCGACCACACCCCGGACCTGCGGGAGACCAGCAGACAGCCCCCCAGCACCAGCAGTGCCACGCCCAGGCCGGCGGCGATCGCCCACACCCCGTCGACGGGCCACGGGTCCGGGCCCCGCACCAGCACCTCGGCCAGCTCGTCCGCGCCCGTCCCGCCGGTCGCCGGCACCCGGTAGTGACCGTCGAAGGCGTGGGGGAAGAAGAGGGCGGCGGTCCGTGCGAGGACGACCAGACCCGCCCCCGCCGCCAGCAGACGGATCTGGATCCCCGTGTCGCGCAGGTTCATCCGCCCCACCCCCAGCCCGACCAGCAGACAGCTCAGGTACGGCAGGACCGGGTAGGTGCCGGTCACCAGCAGCCGGGAGACCGTCCCGCCCGGCTCCGCCGGCACGTCGGCGAACGCGGGGTGGGCGGAGGCGGGTGCCGGGAGGACGTCCGTCAGGCCCTGCACCAGCAGCGGGCCCACCATCCAGAGGACCGCCGCGCAGACGAACAGCGCCGTCGCGGACAGGCGCAGGAACGGGATGGCCAGCACGAAGAGCACCCCGCAGCAGACCAGGAGGTCGTCCCCCGGGGCGTCCTCGGGCATCAGCGCCCCGAGCCCCAGGCCCACCACGGCGATCAGCACCGCCCGCACGGCCAGCCCCACCCGGTCGGCGGCCAGCCATCGGCCCCGGTGCGGGAACCGTCCCCCGGATCCGAGTGCCAGTCCCACCCCGGCCAGCAGGATGAACAGTGCCGCCGAGGTCTGCGAGAGGAGGAGGTGCGGCCAGGCCGGTGCCGGGGTCACGGCGTGGTGGCCGGGCAGGACCTGCACCGCCATCAGCCCGATCAGCGCCAGCCCGCGGGCCGCGTCGAGGCCCGCCCACCACGCCGGGGACCTGCGGGCACCGCCCGTGGCATCGGCCAGGGCGGAACGCTCCGTTCCGGACGTCCACCTCATGACTCCCCCGTCCTCCCGCACCCGCCCCGGCCCTCCCAGGGTCCGGACCCGAGCCGCATCCGAGGTCCCAGTGCTCCGGGACCTTTCCGGATCCAGGATCTCTGCTGCACGTGGCGCTCCCGTTGCGCGGACCTCACGATTTCGTGAAGTCCGCGGGCCCCGCCGTGCACGCCAGCGGGACCTCCGGCACGCCGCTGTCGCCGCACGGTGTCCGTGGGGCAGGTGGTGCGGAATCGGAAACCTGGGGTAACACCGTGGTCACAGGACCGACCTATGCTCGGGGCATGACGGCCGCACCCACCGCCCCCGCACCCGGTGACCACGGCGCGCCCGGCGCGCTCGGGGAACTCACCGGGTTCCGCGTCGGCGTGACGGCCCACCGCCGCGCCACGGACTTCATCGCCGCCCTGGAGCGCCGCGGCGCGCAGGTGGTGCACGCGCCCGCCCTGATGATCTCCCCCGTGGCCGAGGACACCCGGGTGGTCGAGGACACGCGCACGATGCTCGCCCACCGGCCCGGGATCATCGTGGTGACCACCGCCTACGGGCTGCGCCGGTGGTTCGAGGCCGCCGACGCCGCGGGTCTCGGGGAGGACCTGCGGGACGCCTTCCGCGCCGCCCGGGTGCTCACCCGCGGGGCGAAGGCCCGGGGCCAGGTGCTCTCCCTGGAGCTCGAGGACGCGGAGGTCTCCGAGGACGAGCGGACCTCCTCGGTGGTCGACCGGCTCCTGGCCGACGGCGTGGCCGGCGCCCGCGTGGCCGTCCAGCTGCACGGGCTGACGGACCAGATCCAGCTGGAGCGCCTCGTGGCCGCCGGGGCGCAGGTGGACACCGTCTCCCCCTACCGGTGGCTCTCCGCCGACGACGGCGAGCGCCTGCCCGGCCTGATCCGCGACGTCTGCGAGCGCCGCCTGGACGTGCTGACCTTCACCGCCGCCCCGGCCGTGGACTCCCTGTTCAGCACCGCGCAGGAGATGGGCCGCTACGAGGACCTCGTGGACGCCCTGCGCACGGACGTCACGGCCGCCGCGGTGGGACCCGTGTGCGCCGGGCCCCTGCTGGAGGTCGGGGTGGAGCCGCTCGTGCCGGAGCGCTACCGGCTGGGGGCCCTGGTCCGGGCGGTGTGCACCCACGCGGTCGAGGAGCGCACCCTGGTGGTGCCCACTCGGCACGGGACGCTGCGGCTGATGAGCACCGGCGCCGCTCTGGAGGGCGTGTTCGTCCCGCTCTCCGACGCCCAGGTCGCGGTGCTGCGGGCGCTCGCGGCGCACCCCGGGGCGGTGGTCTCCCGGGGGCAGCTGCTGTCCGCGGTGCCGGGCCTGGAGACCGAGCACGCCCTGGAGATGGTGATCTCCCGGCTGCGCCGGATCCTGCCCGCTCCCCTGGTCGCCACCGTGATCAAGCGCGGCTACCGGCTGGACCCCTGAGCCACGGCCCGGCGGACCGGCCGGACCGCCGCGTTCATCGCCCGTTCCAGTGGGCCCCGTCCGAAGGCTCGCTGCCAGGCGAGGGCGAACAGCACGGAGAGCACCAGGCTCGCGATCAGCCAGAGCAGGGGCGCGGTGTGGAAGAGCTCGAAGGACAGGAACACGAGGTGCGCCGTGTACAGGGTGAGGCTCATCGCGCCCAGGGCCGTCACGGGCAGCAGCCAGGAGCTGTGCCGGCGGGCCAGGAGCAGGCAGGTCCCGACGACGGCCAGGCTCACCCCGAGGCTCCACGCCACGGAGAACGGGGTGTTGACGTCCGGGGTGGTGAGCACGAGCCACCACGGCGTGGTCGTCGGCAGCGTGTCCTCGGGGCCGTAGGTGAGCAGGCTCTCGAGCTGCGCCACGGTGAGGTCCGGGTCGCTGAACAGCAGCCTGGTGTAGACGTCCCCGGCGTAGAGCAGCTGCCGCGAGACCAGCTTCGCGGTCACCGCGAGGACCGTGCCCACCACGACCAGCCGGACCTGGACGTCGCGGCGGCGCAGGTTGAGCCGGCCGATGGCCAGCCCCGCCAGCAGGTAGGCCAGGTACGGCAGGGCGGGGTAGGTCCCCGTCAGGAGCAGCTGGCCGAGCACCGCGAGCGGTTCGGTGACCAGCGTGACGAAGGTCGGGTTGTAGGAGGAGAAGCCCGGCAGCGACTCCCCGGCGAAGTGGAGCAGCAGCGGGCCGGCCACCAGGGCTGCGCCCGCGCCGAGGAACAGGACCCGCGGCCCGAGCCCCAGGAAGGGCAGGGCGAGCAGGAAGTACGCGGCGAAGTAGATCAGGATGTTGTAGGCCGGGGGCTCCGGCGGCATGAGGTGGCCGATGACCAGTCCCAGGACCAGCAGCAGCAGCGCGCGCACCGCGATGCCGGCCCGGGCGGCCGTCATCTCGCGGCCGCGGAGCGGGCGGCGCCCGCCGGAGGTGAGCGCCAGCCCCGTGCCGGCCAGCAGGGCGAACAGGGCCGGGGAGTCGCCGGGGAACAGGATCCACGTCACCGTGGGCCGGCCCGTGGCGGCGTAGGACACGGGCAGGATGTGCACGCACATGATGGCCACGAGCGCCAGCCCGCGGGCGGCGTCGAGGCCCACCAGGCGCCTCGAGGACCGCGGTGCGGCGCCGCGGGACGCGGCCGCCGCGGGCCGGTGCTCGGTGGGGCGCTCCCTCATGGATGGTCGTCCTGTTCGTCGGTGCAGGCCCGCGCGGGCGGGCGGCGGGCGCGACCATCTTCGCACCCCGGGGCACCCCGGCCAATCGTGACGGACCGGTGACCCTGTCCACCCTTGTGCGAGAGCACACGCCGGTGCGGTGGCCTCCGGCGGCACGGGGACCCCTCATGCCGCGGCGACGTGCTCCTCGACGAGCCGGCGCACCGTGTCCGCGCAGCCCCCGCAGCCGGTCGAGGCGCGGGTGGCGCAGCTGACCTCCTCGAGGGTGGCGGCGCCCTGCCCCACGGCGTCGGTGATCCGGCCCATCGTGACGCCGGCGCAGTGGCAGACCTTGGACTCGGGCGTCAGCCGGGTCTCCTGCTGCGCCCCGGCGTCCGGGCCGTCGAGGCGCAGCAGGACGCCGGGGTCCTCGGGCACGGGCTCGCCGCGGTCGTGGAGGAGCCCGATCTCGGCGGCGGCGCGGGGCAGGCCGAGCACGATGTAGCCCTCGAGCGTGCGGTCGGGGCGCAGCACGAGCTGGGCGTAGGTCCCGGCCGAACCGTCCGCCCACTGCACCACGGTCCCGCCGTCCGGGCGGGGCTCCCAGGGCAGGCCCCCGACCGTCCCGGCGCAGGCGAGCTCCACCTGGTGGGCCTTGAGCCGCACCGCGCCGGCGGGACCGGTGGTGAGGGGGGCGAGCACGGCCGTCCCGCCCTCGGCCACGGCGTCCAGTTCGGCCCGGATCCGGGCGGCCAGCCACTCGGCCTGCCGCCAGCCGGGACCGATCAGACCGGACGGGCCCATGCCGTCCCGGCCGGGGCAGACCCGGCAGGACGGGTCCTTGCACAGCACCTCGGCGCAGTCCCCCACCGCGAAGACCCGCTGCTCCACGTCGGCCTCGAGCTCGTGGTTGACCACGATCCCGCGGGCCGTGCGCAGCCCGGCGCCCTCGGCGAGCTCCGTGCGCGCCGTGACGCCGATCGACAGCAGCAGCAGCTCGCCCGGCAGGGTCCGGCCGTCCTCGAGCACGAGCCCCCGGAAGGCCCGGTCCTCGTCGAGGGAGACCTCGCGCGCCTGCGCGCCGGAGACCACCTCCACGCCGGCGTCGGCGAGCGCGCGGCCCAGCAGCGCGCCGCCGGGGGCGTCGAGGGAGCGGGTCAGCACCCACGCCGCGTGGTGGACCACGGTGACCGGGCACCCGGCCTCGCTCGCCGCGAGCGCGGCCTCGAGCCCGAGCACGCCGCCGCCCAGGACCACCACGCGGCCCCGCCGTTCGACGACGGCGCGCACGGCCCGGGCGTCGCGCAGGTCGCGCAGCGCCGTGACCCCGGCGGGCAGGTGCTCGTAGGCGCCGGGGTCCGGGTTGATCCCGCGCAG is from Kocuria rosea and encodes:
- the nirD gene encoding nitrite reductase small subunit NirD; translation: MTTLTPTTTATPTPTPTAITTATAVDAASRAAGTEWHDVCALTDLEPLWGEAARVAGRQVALYRVDATTVLAADHRDPRTGACVMARGILGSRGPAVTVASPLHKEVYDLATGLCLSGDGPALPVHPAEVRDGRVLVGLPR
- the nirB gene encoding nitrite reductase large subunit NirB encodes the protein MPRSPFSPQSPQHVVVVGGGPAAHRFAEAVLSAEDHHVRLTVFADEPWVPYDRVQLSKALTGPAGAVDLTLGGGTVWQDPRVDLRQGVKAREIDPAARTVAAADGTVTGYDELVLATGSDAARLDVPGAHHAFVYRTLDDVAAIRAEVERLRARYGRTPRGVVIGGGLLGLEAAGGLQELGAEATVVHSRKWLMNAQLDEGAGRSLNALITARGVRLHLGERPSGVGLRKSDGEVCAVEFRDSADLEADLVIVATGIRARDRLAFNAGVATAPRGGVVIDEACRTSAEHVWAIGEVASWNGECLGLVAPANTMAEIVADRLAGGRSTFDGFDTATKLKLSGVDVASFGDAYGETEDCLEVVYADPARGMYQKVVVTQDARTLLGGVFVGDAEPYNALRPLLGRELPGEPGAYLSASGVDAPAGDLPDDAVICSCNNVTTGAVREQISCGVHEIGELKKCSRAGTQCGSCVPMLKKTLDLELAKAGVEVSRALCEHFELSRAELFEAVRALDLSSWDEVVARFGTGLGCDICKPVVASVLASQRDEYVLDSGRGALQDTNDRALANMQKDGTYSVVPRVPAGEITPEKLIVLGEVARKYGLYTKITGALRVDMFGARLEQLPEIWRELVDAGFESGQAYGKALRNVKSCVGSTWCRYGVQDSVGMAVRLELRYRGLRSPHKFKMGVSGCARECAEARGKDVGIISTTDGWNLYTGGNGGANPAHAQLLAQGLDDETLVRYIDRYLMYYIRTADRMQRTARWQEELDGGIDHARAVVVEDSLGIGEELEAAMARHVDRYEDEWAATLKDPERLRRFRSFVNDAAPDDSQDYVLERGQRRPATDAERAAAEAGDGPVLLTGPRIPVREGAATPGA
- a CDS encoding heparan-alpha-glucosaminide N-acetyltransferase domain-containing protein produces the protein MRWTSGTERSALADATGGARRSPAWWAGLDAARGLALIGLMAVQVLPGHHAVTPAPAWPHLLLSQTSAALFILLAGVGLALGSGGRFPHRGRWLAADRVGLAVRAVLIAVVGLGLGALMPEDAPGDDLLVCCGVLFVLAIPFLRLSATALFVCAAVLWMVGPLLVQGLTDVLPAPASAHPAFADVPAEPGGTVSRLLVTGTYPVLPYLSCLLVGLGVGRMNLRDTGIQIRLLAAGAGLVVLARTAALFFPHAFDGHYRVPATGGTGADELAEVLVRGPDPWPVDGVWAIAAGLGVALLVLGGCLLVSRRSGVWSLRLSAVGAMGLSVYTAHLVALSVEVRYDLPVIWSVAHLGAAVLLAVGWHRALGRGPLERVLDAGGDAARRTVLHRQGRLHRT
- a CDS encoding uroporphyrinogen-III synthase is translated as MTAAPTAPAPGDHGAPGALGELTGFRVGVTAHRRATDFIAALERRGAQVVHAPALMISPVAEDTRVVEDTRTMLAHRPGIIVVTTAYGLRRWFEAADAAGLGEDLRDAFRAARVLTRGAKARGQVLSLELEDAEVSEDERTSSVVDRLLADGVAGARVAVQLHGLTDQIQLERLVAAGAQVDTVSPYRWLSADDGERLPGLIRDVCERRLDVLTFTAAPAVDSLFSTAQEMGRYEDLVDALRTDVTAAAVGPVCAGPLLEVGVEPLVPERYRLGALVRAVCTHAVEERTLVVPTRHGTLRLMSTGAALEGVFVPLSDAQVAVLRALAAHPGAVVSRGQLLSAVPGLETEHALEMVISRLRRILPAPLVATVIKRGYRLDP
- a CDS encoding heparan-alpha-glucosaminide N-acetyltransferase domain-containing protein — its product is MRERPTEHRPAAAASRGAAPRSSRRLVGLDAARGLALVAIMCVHILPVSYAATGRPTVTWILFPGDSPALFALLAGTGLALTSGGRRPLRGREMTAARAGIAVRALLLLVLGLVIGHLMPPEPPAYNILIYFAAYFLLALPFLGLGPRVLFLGAGAALVAGPLLLHFAGESLPGFSSYNPTFVTLVTEPLAVLGQLLLTGTYPALPYLAYLLAGLAIGRLNLRRRDVQVRLVVVGTVLAVTAKLVSRQLLYAGDVYTRLLFSDPDLTVAQLESLLTYGPEDTLPTTTPWWLVLTTPDVNTPFSVAWSLGVSLAVVGTCLLLARRHSSWLLPVTALGAMSLTLYTAHLVFLSFELFHTAPLLWLIASLVLSVLFALAWQRAFGRGPLERAMNAAVRPVRRAVAQGSSR
- a CDS encoding FAD-dependent oxidoreductase, whose amino-acid sequence is MTVHRPTRAHGTPMRPGEHVVVIGFGPVAARFVDDVADLAAAGTIRLTVIGGETDPAYNRVLIGEHAMGRTERATMALADPELLARSGIDVLLGTQVTRIDRFRRVLRLTDGPTGETRELGYDRLVLATGARPNLPVLRGINPDPGAYEHLPAGVTALRDLRDARAVRAVVERRGRVVVLGGGVLGLEAALAASEAGCPVTVVHHAAWVLTRSLDAPGGALLGRALADAGVEVVSGAQAREVSLDEDRAFRGLVLEDGRTLPGELLLLSIGVTARTELAEGAGLRTARGIVVNHELEADVEQRVFAVGDCAEVLCKDPSCRVCPGRDGMGPSGLIGPGWRQAEWLAARIRAELDAVAEGGTAVLAPLTTGPAGAVRLKAHQVELACAGTVGGLPWEPRPDGGTVVQWADGSAGTYAQLVLRPDRTLEGYIVLGLPRAAAEIGLLHDRGEPVPEDPGVLLRLDGPDAGAQQETRLTPESKVCHCAGVTMGRITDAVGQGAATLEEVSCATRASTGCGGCADTVRRLVEEHVAAA